A window from Sinanaerobacter sp. ZZT-01 encodes these proteins:
- a CDS encoding MBL fold metallo-hydrolase — protein sequence MKIKFCGAATSVTGSCHLITTDKYKILLDCGQFQGGKAMDAMNYEEFGFDPAEIDFLLLSHAHIDHCGRIPLLVNRGFKGKIYCTSATADLVEVMLKDSGYIHEKEAEWKNRKAERAGKALVEPLYTYNDALESLKYITPVLYDQLIEINEQVKVVFNDAGHILGSAIIEIWIEEEERISKIVFSGDLGMTDRPILRNPTKIKKADYVIMETTYGNRVHEKNATSIDRLIEIVLETTRRGGNVVIPSFAVGRTQELIYEFNRFYEDHSKYKKELDKLMVYVDSPMATTATEVFRKNAQVFDEETKAYILKGDNPLDFKNLVFTRSSDESRAINFDHEPKIIISASGMCEAGRIRHHLKHNLWDSRNSIVFVGYQAEGTLGRYLVEGQKEVTLFGEKIHVSAEIHNLEGFSGHADRDGLMDWLGGFQMKPHDIFLVHGEQESKHDFADLVKKELGLDCTVIDSVSEFQLNHVTTLTSQEASADEVDKEEIMKMRERIADIHDDLENILYRTNLAVGDSISPDRMVEINNIILELQKSTLNLGSTVTLEEEPKTIQVKVQEK from the coding sequence TTGAAGATTAAATTTTGTGGAGCAGCAACTTCGGTAACGGGTTCCTGTCATTTAATTACGACCGACAAGTATAAAATTTTGCTGGATTGTGGGCAATTTCAGGGCGGAAAAGCGATGGATGCCATGAATTATGAAGAGTTTGGATTTGACCCGGCGGAGATTGATTTTCTTTTGCTTAGTCATGCCCACATCGATCATTGTGGTAGGATACCTCTTCTGGTAAATAGAGGATTTAAAGGGAAAATCTATTGCACCAGTGCGACGGCTGATTTGGTTGAGGTAATGTTGAAAGACAGTGGATACATTCATGAAAAAGAGGCTGAATGGAAAAACCGCAAAGCGGAGCGCGCGGGCAAAGCTTTGGTAGAACCATTGTATACGTATAATGATGCATTAGAATCCTTGAAATATATTACACCGGTTCTTTATGACCAATTGATCGAAATCAACGAGCAGGTGAAGGTAGTATTTAATGATGCAGGGCATATTCTTGGATCAGCGATTATAGAGATATGGATTGAGGAAGAGGAGCGTATTTCAAAAATTGTCTTTTCCGGCGATTTGGGAATGACAGATCGGCCAATTCTCAGGAACCCTACAAAAATTAAAAAAGCAGACTACGTTATTATGGAAACGACGTATGGAAATCGTGTCCATGAGAAAAATGCAACTAGCATTGACCGCTTGATTGAGATTGTTTTAGAAACGACAAGAAGAGGTGGAAATGTTGTAATTCCTTCCTTTGCGGTTGGAAGAACGCAGGAATTGATTTATGAATTCAATCGGTTTTATGAAGATCACTCAAAGTATAAGAAAGAATTGGACAAACTGATGGTGTATGTGGACAGCCCGATGGCAACAACGGCAACAGAAGTTTTTCGGAAAAATGCACAGGTATTTGATGAGGAAACAAAAGCTTATATTCTGAAGGGTGATAACCCGCTCGACTTTAAAAATTTAGTCTTTACGAGAAGCAGTGATGAATCCAGAGCGATTAATTTCGACCATGAGCCAAAGATCATTATTTCTGCGAGTGGTATGTGTGAAGCAGGAAGAATCCGTCATCATTTAAAGCATAATCTATGGGATTCCCGTAACAGCATTGTATTTGTGGGCTATCAGGCCGAAGGAACCTTAGGGAGATATTTAGTTGAAGGACAAAAAGAGGTTACACTTTTTGGAGAAAAAATTCATGTAAGTGCAGAAATTCATAATTTAGAAGGATTTTCTGGACATGCAGACAGAGATGGGCTAATGGATTGGCTGGGGGGTTTCCAAATGAAACCGCATGATATTTTCTTGGTACACGGCGAACAAGAATCCAAACATGATTTTGCAGATTTGGTAAAAAAAGAATTGGGCTTGGATTGCACGGTGATTGATAGCGTATCCGAATTCCAGTTAAACCATGTAACCACATTGACTTCACAGGAAGCAAGCGCTGATGAGGTTGACAAGGAAGAAATTATGAAAATGCGTGAGCGCATTGCAGATATTCACGATGATCTAGAAAATATTTTATATCGTACTAATTTAGCAGTAGGAGATTCAATCTCGCCGGATCGGATGGTTGAGATTAATAATATTATATTGGAATTACAAAAAAGCACTTTAAATCTAGGTTCGACCGTAACGCTTGAAGAAGAACCGAAAACCATTCAAGTAAAAGTGCAAGAAAAATAA
- a CDS encoding transcription repressor NadR produces MQTKTRRDQIIAALQESETPISATTLASQFNVSRQVIVGDIAILRASGNNIASTPRGYLYHSDNNDKMPFEYVGVIACKHTFSQLIEELYTVVDYGGSLIDVTIEHAIYGQISGALAIHSRYDADLFATKVQSGEGKPLSDLTEGIHLHRIGCKDVSTFLRIENALLKKGIALHK; encoded by the coding sequence ATGCAAACAAAAACAAGGCGTGATCAAATTATAGCTGCACTACAGGAATCCGAAACTCCTATCAGCGCAACGACACTTGCCTCTCAATTTAACGTGAGCCGCCAAGTAATTGTCGGAGATATTGCCATTCTGCGAGCTTCCGGAAACAATATAGCTTCCACACCCAGAGGGTATTTGTATCACTCAGACAATAATGATAAGATGCCTTTTGAATATGTTGGTGTAATCGCTTGTAAACACACGTTCTCTCAATTAATTGAAGAGCTTTATACTGTTGTAGACTATGGCGGCTCTCTTATCGATGTAACGATCGAGCATGCAATCTACGGGCAGATATCAGGTGCTCTTGCTATTCATTCCCGCTATGATGCGGATTTATTCGCAACCAAAGTTCAATCAGGAGAGGGAAAACCGCTCAGCGATCTGACTGAGGGCATTCACTTGCATCGTATCGGCTGTAAAGATGTTTCTACTTTTTTACGCATAGAAAATGCCCTTTTAAAAAAGGGCATTGCTCTGCATAAATAA
- a CDS encoding PTS sugar transporter subunit IIC produces the protein MERIKQFLKRKDIVFSRKRYFNDALSAMALGLFSSLLIGLIIKTLGEQSVLLFGQNVLSDFFITAGTTTMSFMGPAIGGAVAFGLKAPPLVLFGSIVTGGMGAAMGGPAGAFLAAAVGAEFGKLASKETKIDIIVTPFVTIMMGAAAAQFFGPLVAALMSGLGMVIMTATVMRPFLMGIIVSVVVGLVLTAPISSAALCIMLNLSGLAGGAATVGCCAQMIGFAIISFPENGLGGLLAQGIGTSMLQVPNIIKNPWILVPPTLAGAIVGPIATSRYFSMTNIPAGSGMGTSGLVGQIGTFTSMGFHGQVLVSVLLLHFLLPAAIAWFTDYALKKSGKIKLGDYKLDL, from the coding sequence ATGGAGCGAATAAAACAATTTTTAAAACGTAAGGACATCGTATTTTCAAGAAAGCGTTATTTTAATGATGCATTATCTGCAATGGCATTAGGATTGTTTTCCTCTCTTTTGATCGGTCTGATTATCAAAACGCTAGGAGAGCAGAGCGTTCTGCTTTTCGGACAAAATGTGTTGTCTGATTTTTTCATTACAGCAGGAACAACAACAATGAGTTTTATGGGGCCGGCCATCGGAGGTGCAGTTGCTTTTGGGTTAAAGGCGCCACCTCTTGTTTTATTTGGAAGTATTGTTACCGGCGGTATGGGGGCTGCAATGGGTGGACCGGCGGGGGCCTTTCTAGCAGCCGCAGTTGGTGCAGAATTTGGAAAGCTAGCTTCTAAAGAAACAAAAATTGATATCATTGTAACGCCATTTGTGACCATTATGATGGGTGCGGCCGCTGCTCAATTTTTTGGACCGCTGGTTGCGGCACTGATGAGCGGACTTGGAATGGTGATTATGACCGCAACTGTCATGCGACCATTTTTAATGGGGATCATTGTTTCTGTCGTCGTCGGACTGGTTCTAACCGCACCGATTTCCAGTGCTGCACTTTGCATTATGCTTAATTTAAGCGGTTTGGCAGGAGGCGCGGCGACCGTAGGCTGCTGTGCGCAGATGATTGGATTTGCAATCATCAGTTTTCCGGAAAATGGTTTAGGGGGATTGCTAGCACAAGGAATCGGAACCTCTATGTTACAGGTTCCAAATATCATAAAAAATCCGTGGATTTTAGTACCACCGACATTGGCAGGAGCGATTGTTGGTCCTATTGCCACAAGTAGGTATTTCAGCATGACAAATATACCAGCCGGTTCGGGTATGGGAACCTCTGGATTGGTAGGGCAAATAGGGACTTTCACATCAATGGGGTTTCATGGACAAGTGTTAGTTTCTGTCTTGCTTCTACATTTTCTTCTCCCTGCTGCCATTGCGTGGTTTACAGACTATGCCTTAAAGAAATCGGGAAAAATCAAACTGGGAGATTATAAACTAGATTTATAA
- a CDS encoding rubredoxin-like domain-containing protein, whose product MLWKCSVCGYITEGDSAPSVCPKCGAPAEKFTALSDEASEKIYKADRTNDIHHEIAALAAKINTLCKEGLEINLDPGCNSAFNASNKRAWEIKQLVKAEIASHVAKEKY is encoded by the coding sequence ATGTTATGGAAATGTAGTGTCTGCGGATATATTACGGAAGGTGATTCTGCTCCAAGTGTCTGTCCAAAATGCGGTGCACCGGCAGAAAAATTTACAGCACTCTCTGATGAGGCATCCGAAAAAATTTACAAAGCCGACCGTACAAACGACATTCATCATGAAATTGCAGCTCTAGCAGCAAAAATCAATACGCTTTGCAAGGAAGGTTTAGAAATCAATCTTGATCCTGGATGCAACAGTGCTTTCAATGCATCGAATAAACGTGCATGGGAGATTAAACAACTTGTAAAAGCAGAAATTGCGTCTCACGTTGCAAAAGAAAAATATTAA
- a CDS encoding CYTH domain-containing protein, producing MEIEMKYGIGDKECAENIWDDEDLLNIADIESRETILMKAAYFDSDDYVLSKNDVAFRVRMEGNRVVASLKWNGNCEDGLHSREEINVPINDEACLIMPSPDVFKESEQGKAVLELLGDRKLHSLMETCFIRKRMRIDTGDSICEVAIDEGEIVTDFGTLPICELEIELFSGEEKEVNVIGERLAQKYNLVPENRSKYARGLHLLKQGITKLNDEK from the coding sequence ATGGAAATAGAAATGAAATATGGCATTGGGGATAAAGAATGTGCCGAAAATATTTGGGATGACGAGGATCTTTTAAACATAGCAGACATAGAATCACGAGAAACTATTTTAATGAAAGCAGCATACTTTGATTCCGATGATTATGTATTGTCTAAGAACGATGTCGCTTTTCGCGTGCGGATGGAAGGCAATCGAGTTGTGGCTTCTCTAAAGTGGAATGGGAATTGTGAGGATGGACTTCATAGCAGAGAGGAAATTAATGTTCCGATTAATGATGAGGCGTGTTTGATTATGCCGTCTCCAGATGTTTTTAAAGAGAGCGAGCAGGGTAAAGCCGTTCTTGAACTTTTAGGTGACAGAAAGTTGCACAGTCTAATGGAAACCTGCTTTATACGGAAACGGATGCGCATTGATACAGGTGACTCCATATGCGAAGTTGCAATTGATGAAGGAGAAATTGTAACTGATTTTGGAACGCTACCGATTTGCGAATTAGAAATTGAATTATTTTCAGGGGAAGAAAAGGAAGTAAATGTAATCGGGGAACGTCTTGCTCAAAAATACAATTTGGTTCCGGAGAACCGAAGTAAATATGCAAGAGGATTACATCTTTTAAAACAGGGAATTACAAAATTAAATGATGAAAAATAA